A genomic region of Chromatiales bacterium contains the following coding sequences:
- a CDS encoding DUF615 domain-containing protein translates to MNEFDPDFEPPSKSQLKREAEALQKLGEALIDLSPELLAPLSLPDNLLNALDQARHIKQHGARKRQIQYIGKLMRGIDPEPIRAMLEERQRAQRQQAKRLHVIEAWRDRLIAEGDEAMAALIDTYPEVDRAELRQLVRHARQERDTGKPAGAGRKLFRFVQALDGT, encoded by the coding sequence ATGAATGAATTCGATCCGGATTTCGAGCCGCCGAGCAAGTCGCAGCTGAAGCGCGAGGCCGAGGCCCTGCAAAAACTCGGCGAGGCCCTCATCGACCTCTCACCCGAGCTGCTGGCGCCCCTTTCCCTGCCGGACAACCTGCTCAACGCACTCGATCAGGCGCGGCACATCAAACAACATGGCGCCCGCAAGCGTCAAATCCAGTATATCGGGAAACTGATGCGAGGTATCGACCCGGAGCCGATCCGGGCCATGCTGGAGGAGCGTCAGCGGGCGCAGCGCCAGCAGGCGAAGCGGCTGCACGTCATCGAGGCCTGGCGTGACCGCCTCATCGCGGAGGGCGACGAGGCCATGGCTGCGCTGATCGACACCTACCCCGAGGTCGATCGCGCCGAACTGCGCCAGCTCGTCCGCCATGCCCGGCAGGAACGCGACACCGGCAAACCCGCCGGCGCCGGCCGCAAGCTGTTCCGCTTCGTCCAGGCGCTGGATGGGACTTAG
- the pmbA gene encoding metalloprotease PmbA, with amino-acid sequence MAESRGALRSRSELESLVSQVLDEAKAQGATAAEAAVSVDSGLSVTVRLGEVETLEYHKDQGVGITVYFGQRKGSASTSDLSRTSLREAVTAASRIARHTAEDGCAGLADARLMATDYPDLDLDHPWEVAAEAAIEIARACEDAARGQDARITNSEGGSVNSFRGTAFYGNSHGFIGGYSATRHSLSCSVIGQQDGAMQRDYWYTVARNHADMESPEDVGREAALRTVHRLGSRRLSTRQAPVMFAPDVARSLLGHFVGAIRGSALYRKASFLLDHLEKPVFPDFVHIHEQPLLPRALGSAPFDNEGVATRNRDLVVDGVLRSYVLDSYAARKLGMTSTGNAGGTRNLTIDPGTLDFAGMLREMGTGLLVTELIGHGVNNVTGDYSRGAAGFWVENGEIVYPVEEITIAGNLRDMFMGIRAVGTDVDRRGNIRTGSILIERMTVAGE; translated from the coding sequence ATGGCGGAATCACGCGGGGCCCTGCGCTCCAGATCGGAACTCGAATCCCTGGTCTCCCAGGTGCTGGACGAGGCGAAGGCCCAGGGAGCGACGGCGGCCGAAGCCGCGGTGAGCGTGGACAGCGGCCTGTCGGTGACGGTGCGCCTGGGCGAGGTGGAGACGCTGGAGTACCACAAGGACCAGGGCGTGGGCATCACCGTATACTTCGGTCAGCGCAAGGGCAGTGCCAGTACCTCGGACCTGTCACGCACCTCGCTGCGCGAGGCCGTGACGGCCGCCAGCCGCATCGCGCGCCACACCGCCGAGGACGGCTGCGCCGGCCTGGCCGATGCCCGGCTGATGGCGACCGACTACCCGGACCTTGATCTCGACCACCCCTGGGAGGTGGCGGCGGAGGCGGCCATCGAGATCGCACGGGCCTGCGAGGATGCAGCCCGTGGCCAGGACGCCCGCATCACCAATTCCGAGGGAGGCAGCGTGAACAGCTTCCGCGGCACCGCCTTCTACGGCAACTCCCATGGCTTCATCGGCGGCTACTCGGCCACCCGTCACTCGCTCAGCTGCTCGGTGATCGGCCAGCAGGACGGCGCCATGCAGCGCGACTACTGGTACACGGTGGCGCGCAACCACGCCGACATGGAGAGCCCCGAGGACGTCGGCCGCGAGGCGGCCCTGCGTACCGTGCACCGCCTGGGCTCGCGGCGCCTGTCCACACGCCAGGCCCCGGTGATGTTTGCACCGGACGTCGCGCGCAGCCTGCTCGGGCATTTCGTCGGTGCGATCCGCGGCAGCGCCCTGTACCGCAAGGCGAGCTTCCTGCTCGATCATCTGGAAAAGCCCGTGTTTCCCGACTTCGTGCACATCCACGAACAGCCCCTGCTGCCACGCGCGCTCGGCAGCGCCCCCTTCGACAACGAGGGCGTGGCCACCCGCAACCGCGACCTGGTGGTGGACGGGGTGCTCAGGAGCTATGTGCTCGACAGCTACGCAGCGCGCAAGCTCGGGATGACCAGCACCGGCAACGCCGGCGGCACCCGCAACCTCACCATCGACCCGGGCACGCTGGACTTTGCCGGCATGCTGCGCGAGATGGGCACCGGCCTGCTCGTGACCGAACTCATCGGCCACGGCGTGAACAACGTCACCGGCGACTACTCGCGCGGGGCGGCCGGTTTCTGGGTGGAGAACGGGGAGATCGTCTATCCGGTGGAGGAGATCACCATCGCCGGCAACCTCCGGGACATGTTCATGGGCATCCGCGCCGTGGGCACCGACGTGGACCGGCGCGGCAACATCCGCACCGGCTCCATCCTCATCGAACGCATGACGGTGGCCGGGGAATAA
- a CDS encoding carbon-nitrogen hydrolase family protein — translation MNLVAAIQMASGPNLQANLAEAERLIAEAAKAGARLVVLPENFALMGMSEKDVLKIREDDGGGPLQAFLAAQARQHGIWLVGGTIPLRVTDSDRVRSACLLFDDQGKRVARYDKIHLFDVTLEESGESYNESATFQHGSEIVVVDTPVGKLGLAVCYDLRFPELFRGMLDRGVEIVALPAAFTAITGKAHWESLIRARAIENLIYMVTAAQGGYHVSGRETYGDSMVVDPWGTVLNRLPRGSGVVLGKVDLDRLHSTRRSFPTIAHRRLTCKIT, via the coding sequence GTGAATCTGGTCGCCGCCATACAGATGGCCTCTGGCCCCAACCTGCAGGCAAACCTGGCGGAGGCCGAGCGCCTCATCGCCGAGGCCGCGAAGGCCGGCGCGCGCCTGGTCGTGCTGCCGGAGAACTTCGCCCTCATGGGCATGTCCGAAAAGGACGTGCTGAAGATCCGCGAGGACGACGGCGGCGGACCGCTGCAGGCCTTCCTCGCCGCCCAGGCGCGCCAGCATGGCATCTGGCTGGTGGGGGGCACCATCCCCCTGCGGGTGACCGATTCCGATCGCGTGCGTTCCGCCTGCCTGCTCTTCGACGACCAGGGCAAGCGTGTCGCACGCTACGACAAGATCCACCTGTTCGACGTGACCCTGGAAGAGAGCGGCGAGAGCTACAACGAGTCGGCCACCTTTCAGCACGGGTCGGAGATCGTGGTGGTGGATACCCCGGTCGGCAAGCTGGGCCTGGCCGTGTGCTATGACCTGCGCTTCCCGGAGCTGTTTCGCGGCATGCTGGATCGGGGGGTGGAGATCGTGGCGCTGCCGGCGGCCTTCACCGCCATCACCGGCAAGGCGCACTGGGAAAGCCTGATCCGCGCCCGCGCCATCGAGAACCTGATCTACATGGTGACGGCCGCCCAGGGTGGCTACCACGTGAGTGGCCGCGAGACCTACGGCGATAGTATGGTGGTCGATCCCTGGGGTACGGTGCTCAATCGCCTGCCACGGGGCAGCGGCGTGGTGCTCGGCAAGGTCGACCTCGATCGCCTGCACAGCACGCGCCGCAGCTTCCCGACCATCGCGCACCGCCGCCTGACCTGCAAGATAACGTGA
- the tldD gene encoding metalloprotease TldD translates to MTQHALDIARERILSPAGIGENELNDVLGRMLGGAVDAGDLYFQVSRQESWVLEDGIVKDGSYNIEQGVGVRAMSSEKTGFAYSDEIVLPALLDASQAARAIARSHADGALRAWQPREGRALYLPMDPIGTLSEADKLDLMQRVDAEARRQDPRVNQVIVSLAGTHEVMLVANSEGTLAADVRPLVRMNVTVIVEDKGRREQASSGGGGRVGYDYFIENDRAFGYAREAVRQALVNMEAVDAPAGSMKVVLGPGWPGVLLHEAIGHGLEGDFNRKGTSAFAGRIGEQVAARGVTVVDDGTLANRRGSLNIDDEGNPTQCTTLIEDGVLKGYMQDAMNARLMGVASTGNGRRESYAHLPMPRMTNTYMLAGEHDPQEIIASVDKGLYAVNFGGGQVDITSGKFVFSASEAYLIENGKVTRPVKGATLIGNGPDVLTRVSMVGNDLELDSGVGTCGKEGQSVPVGVGQPTLRIDGLTVGGTSA, encoded by the coding sequence ATGACCCAACACGCCCTCGACATCGCCCGCGAACGCATCCTGTCACCCGCCGGTATCGGCGAGAACGAGCTCAACGACGTGCTCGGCCGCATGCTGGGCGGGGCCGTCGACGCCGGCGACCTCTACTTCCAGGTGAGCCGCCAGGAGTCCTGGGTGCTGGAGGACGGCATCGTCAAGGACGGCTCGTATAACATCGAGCAGGGCGTGGGCGTGCGTGCCATGAGCAGCGAGAAGACCGGCTTCGCCTATTCCGACGAGATCGTGCTGCCGGCCCTGCTGGATGCCTCGCAGGCCGCCCGCGCCATCGCCCGTTCGCACGCCGACGGCGCCCTCAGGGCCTGGCAGCCGCGCGAGGGTCGCGCCCTGTACCTGCCCATGGACCCCATCGGCACGCTCAGCGAGGCCGACAAGCTCGACCTCATGCAGCGCGTGGACGCCGAGGCGCGCCGCCAGGACCCGCGCGTGAACCAGGTGATCGTGAGCCTGGCCGGCACGCACGAGGTGATGCTGGTGGCCAACAGCGAGGGCACCCTGGCCGCCGACGTGCGTCCGCTGGTGCGCATGAACGTGACCGTGATCGTCGAGGACAAGGGCCGGCGCGAGCAGGCCTCCTCCGGCGGCGGCGGGCGCGTGGGCTACGACTACTTCATCGAGAACGACCGCGCCTTCGGCTATGCCCGCGAGGCCGTACGCCAGGCCCTGGTCAACATGGAGGCGGTGGACGCCCCCGCGGGCAGCATGAAGGTGGTGCTGGGCCCGGGCTGGCCCGGCGTGTTGCTGCACGAGGCCATCGGTCATGGCCTGGAGGGCGATTTCAACCGCAAGGGCACCTCCGCCTTTGCCGGGCGCATCGGCGAGCAGGTGGCAGCGCGCGGTGTCACCGTGGTCGACGACGGCACGCTGGCCAATCGCCGCGGCTCGCTCAACATCGACGACGAGGGCAATCCCACCCAGTGCACCACGCTGATCGAGGACGGGGTGCTCAAGGGCTACATGCAGGATGCCATGAACGCGCGCCTGATGGGCGTGGCCTCCACCGGCAACGGTCGGCGCGAGTCCTATGCCCACCTGCCCATGCCGCGCATGACCAACACCTACATGCTCGCCGGCGAGCACGACCCGCAGGAGATCATCGCCTCGGTGGACAAGGGGCTCTATGCCGTCAACTTCGGCGGCGGCCAGGTGGACATCACCTCCGGCAAGTTCGTGTTCTCCGCCAGCGAGGCCTACCTGATCGAGAACGGCAAGGTCACCCGCCCGGTGAAGGGGGCCACGCTGATCGGCAACGGCCCGGACGTCCTCACCCGCGTCTCCATGGTCGGCAACGACCTGGAACTCGACAGCGGCGTCGGAACCTGCGGCAAGGAAGGGCAGAGCGTGCCCGTGGGCGTGGGCCAGCCGACGCTGCGCATCGATGGCCTGACCGTGGGTGGGACGAGCGCCTGA